The Pseudooceanicola aestuarii genomic sequence CGCTCTGCAGTCAGCCCGGCGCCGCGGCTTGGGACGTCATCCGCATCAGGTGCAGGATGTCCGACCGGGTGATGATACCCCGGATACGATCGCCCTCCATCACGGGTACGACCTCGACACCTTGCAGGGCCAGGCGGTCCAGCAGATGGCCCACCGGGGTCTGCGGCGTGACGCTGGCCGGAGCCGGGCGGGCGATCCGGGCAGCGGTGGCGCGGCGCGCGCGGCTGGCGGCTTGCACGCCGTGGCGCGGGTCCGCCAGCGCGGCGATCAGGTCCGATTGCAGGACCAGCCCGGACAGGGCACCCTCGGCGGTGACGACGGGCAGGCATTTGATTGCGTGGCGGCGGAACAGCCGGGCAAGGTGGCGCAGGCCATCGTCGGGCTGGGCTGTGATCAGTCCGGCGGTCATGACCGCGCCGCAGGTGATCCCGTCGAACCGGTGGCGGGCCAGCTCCGCCTCGGCGGCGGCCAGTAGGCGCCCCAGGTCGGCGGTGCCGATGTTGGTGCCCTGGTTGAAACTGCGCAACAGCCTCTGCAACTCGTCTTCGGTGAGAGCGGGCGGGGGCGTGGCCGCAGTGCTCTGTCGAAATGGATAGACCCGGCCCGTCAGGCGGTTGTAGACCACCGCCGCCGCCACCAATGTGGCAGTCATCGCGGCCACGGGGATCAGCGCGAAGGCGGGGCCAGCGGCCAGCACCGGCGCGGGGTCCAGCGCGGCCAGCAGGGCTACGGCGCCGCCCGGCGGGTGCAGCGACCGGGTCGGCATCATCACCAGAAGGGCCAGCCCGACGGCCAGCGCGGGCGCCCAGGGGCCGCTGTAGACCGACAGAAGCGCCCAGACCGCCAGCGCCGACAGGGTGTTGCCCATGACGGCCGACCAGGGCTGCGCCAGGGGCGCGTTGGGCACGGCAAAGGTCAACACCGCGCTGGCCCCCAGCGGAGCGATCAGCCCCATGGGCAGGCTTTGGGTGCCGGGCCAGGCCATCGCCAGAAGCAGGCAGCAGCCGATGCCCAGCACGCCACCGATCGTCGCGCGAAGAACCTCGGCCGGGGCGGGGCGCGGCAGCACGGGCAAGCAGCCGTACAACGCGCGGCGCAGTGCGGCGGGTAGGGTCGGTGCGGAACGGTACATGGGGCTTTCCCCTGGTGAGGTGGGCTGATCGCAGGGGTTATGCCCAAGGATCGGGCAGAAGGAAAAGGCTCAGCCGTCGCAGGGCGGACGTGGCGACGGGCTGCGTGTTCCGGCCCGCCTCGGGAGGGCGCAACGGCTGTTCTGCGCGCGCGGGATCTGGCGGACGACGCGTCGGGAAGGGGTGCGGGTAGTGGAACCCGGGTCTTTTTCCCGGTGGCGGTGCCGGTGACAGGTGAGGAGGCTCCCGCCCCTGTGCCGCGCTCACTCCGCGCAGAGGCGGGGCGCCGGGCTCAGTCAGAAGGGGCGGTCCCGGCGGCCCGTGCGAGGGCCAGCGCCTCTTCCAGCACGGCAGGGTCGCCGATGTGGTTCATCAGGATCAGGATCAGCCGGGCGTTCAGGGCGATGCTCTCGGCCTCGTTCAGGCCGTGATGCGCGGCCAGCAGGCGGGCATAGCTGTCGTCGGGATGCGGGGGCAGGTTGGGCCGGGTGATCAGGCTCATGCGGGCCTCGTCAGGCGGGCGGCGCAGGCCGCGATGGCAGGGGGGTCGGCCGTGATCCAGCGCGCGGCGA encodes the following:
- a CDS encoding HPP family protein, which gives rise to MYRSAPTLPAALRRALYGCLPVLPRPAPAEVLRATIGGVLGIGCCLLLAMAWPGTQSLPMGLIAPLGASAVLTFAVPNAPLAQPWSAVMGNTLSALAVWALLSVYSGPWAPALAVGLALLVMMPTRSLHPPGGAVALLAALDPAPVLAAGPAFALIPVAAMTATLVAAAVVYNRLTGRVYPFRQSTAATPPPALTEDELQRLLRSFNQGTNIGTADLGRLLAAAEAELARHRFDGITCGAVMTAGLITAQPDDGLRHLARLFRRHAIKCLPVVTAEGALSGLVLQSDLIAALADPRHGVQAASRARRATAARIARPAPASVTPQTPVGHLLDRLALQGVEVVPVMEGDRIRGIITRSDILHLMRMTSQAAAPG
- a CDS encoding DUF2783 domain-containing protein, with product MSLITRPNLPPHPDDSYARLLAAHHGLNEAESIALNARLILILMNHIGDPAVLEEALALARAAGTAPSD